The following are encoded together in the Daucus carota subsp. sativus chromosome 5, DH1 v3.0, whole genome shotgun sequence genome:
- the LOC108223926 gene encoding uncharacterized protein LOC108223926, with amino-acid sequence MPPFMSASRAARTLLQRKNGLKPSVLCNRNKWGLANLVQVEGLSSIACVNQFLLGNGSSLAAKKRHFFVSECDYGGIRKRGLLGCGDGAEANVLAKVYEEKRVLGYSQEQLYSVVAAVDLYSDFVPWCQKSDIVRSFPDGSFDAELEIGFKFLVERYMSHVELSKPKYVKTTVSESGLFDHLINVWEFNEGPVPGTCSLYFMVDFKFQSPFYRQMATMFFKEVVSRLVGSFNDRCCTIYGPGVPVHEYHMTSKGG; translated from the exons ATGCCGCCCTTCATGTCGGCATCAAGGGCTGCAAGAACCCTACTTCAGCGCAAAAATGGCCTTAAACCCTCAGTATTATGTAATAGAAACAAATGGGGCTTGGCAAATCTTGTTCAAGTTGAAGGGCTAAGTAGCATTGCTTGTGTAAACcaatttctattaggtaatggGAGTAGTCTTGCTGCAAAGAAGAGGCATTTTTTTGTTAGTGAGTGTGATTATGGGGGGATACGGAAGAGGGGTTTGCTCGGGTGTGGCGATGGGGCGGAGGCTAATGTTCTTGCTAAGGTTTATGAGGAGAAACGCGTGTTAGG GTACTCTCAGGAGCAGCTATATTCGGTTGTTGCTGCAGTTGACTTGTATTCAGATTTTGTTCCTTGGTGTCAGAAATCAGATATAGTTAGATCCTTTCCTGATGGATCATTTGATGCTGAACTGGAGATTGGTTTTAAATTTCTTGTTGAACGATACATGTCGCATGTCGAACTAAGTAAACCAAAATATGTGAAG ACTACTGTATCAGAAAGTGGCCTTTTTGATCACTTAATTAACGTGTGGGAATTCAATGAGGGTCCAGTACCAGGAACTTGCAGCCTATATTTCATGGtagattttaaatttcaatCACCATTCTATCGTCAG ATGGCAACAATGTTTTTCAAGGAAGTTGTATCTCGACTGGTTGGTTCATTCAATGACCGCTGCTGTACGATTTACGGGCCAGGGGTTCCAGTCCATGAATACCACATGACGAGCAAAGGAGGTTGA
- the LOC108220199 gene encoding thioredoxin-like 4, chloroplastic translates to MYKLGILSHKVTISLWKDVGRNFHSGLSSTTWKPVLDQNIAGSTNTKARNPSILGTDSLHLIRINRICRPTIQCMIGGSSEELSDEDDELCPVNCVREFKNDNEFLRILEKAKETKSLVVVDFYRTACGSCKYIEQGFTKLCKGSGVEENGVIFLKHNVIDEYDEQSEVAERLRIKAVPLFHFYKDGVLLEAFPTRDKERIIAAIDKYTAPATQDL, encoded by the exons ATGTACAAGCTGGGCATTCTGTCTCACAAGGTCACCATTAGTTTGTGGAAAGATGTGGGAAGAAATTTTCATTCTGGACTATCATCTACAACCTGGAAACCAGTTTTAGATCAAAATATTGCAGGGTCTACCAATACAAAGGCCAGAAATCCATCTATTCTGGGGACTGATAGCCTGCATTTGATAAGGATAAACCGCATTTGCAGACCTACAATCCAATGCATGATTGGCGGAAGTTCAGAAGAGTTatctgatgaagatgatgagctATGCCCTGTTAATTGTGTCAGAGAATTCAAGAATGACAATGAATTCCTTAGAATACTAGAGAAGGCCAAGGAAACCAAATCTTTGGTGGTAGTAGATTTTTACCGCACTGCCTGTGGTAGCTGCAAATATATTGAACAGGGGTTTACAAAGCTATGCAAGGGATCTGGGGTCGAGGAAAATGGAGTAATATTCTTGAAACACAAT GTAATTGATGAATATGATGAACAATCTGAGGTTGCTGAACGTCTTCGAATCAAG GCTGTGCCCCTCTTCCATTTTTACAAAGATGGAGTTCTATTAGAAGCTTTTCCAACTAGAGACAAAGAAAGAATCATTGCAGCCATAGATAAATACACTGCTCCTGCCACTCAAGATTTATAA
- the LOC108222832 gene encoding protein CYPRO4 codes for MGGTHSREDLELSDSESESETESQSSPDSQAFSDRKDPETPASVDDIDAKLKALKLKYQSGGANLQNALKLYLHVGGNTPNSKWVVSDKIASYVFDKSSRIDEEGEEEEDDEELEGKDSWWVLRVGSKIRVKVSAEMQLKTLGDQLRVDLVSKGVWAMKFFRKEDYELFLSKYEECLFENTYGVEFNDGNKVKVYGKDFLGWANPEKADDSVWEDAEESFEKSPKTVTPVRRGHDLNEEFEDVADGGSIQSLALGALDNSFLVGDVGIQVVRNYNHGISGKGVCVNYENGRGSVARSTPRKAILMKAETNMLLMSPVAEGKPHTRGLHQFDIETGRVVTEWKFEKDGTDITMRDVTNDSKGAQIDQGSTFLGLDDNRLCRWDMRDRHGMVQDLTEANTPVLNWAQGHQFSRGTNFQCFATTGDGSIVVGSLDGKIRLYSGNSMRQAKTAFPGLGLPITHVDVTYDGKWILGTTDTYLILICTMFTDKDGRSKTGFAGRMGNRISAPRLLKLTPLDSHMAGLNNKFRGAQFSWVTEDGRQERHLVATVGKFSVIWNFQQVKDGSHECYRNQVGLKSCYCYKIVLKHDSIVDSRFMHEKYAVSDSPEAPLVVATPLKVSSFSISNRR; via the exons ATGGGTGGCACTCACAGTCGCGAGGATCTCGAACTTTCCGACTCCGAATCTGAATCCGAAACCGAGTCCCAATCATCCCCAGACTCACAGGCCTTTTCGGATCGAAAAGACCCGGAAACGCCGGCGTCTGTGGATGATATAGACGCAAAACTCAAGGCCCTGAAACTCAAGTATCAGTCTGGTGGTGCTAATTTGCAGAATGCACTTAAGCTTTATCTTCATGTGGGTGGGAATACGCCTAATTCGAAGTGGGTTGTTTCTGATAAGATAGCGTCTTATGTGTTTGATAAAAGTTCAAGAATTGATGAGGAGGGtgaggaggaggaggatgaTGAGGAGTTAGAAGGGAAAGATTCTTGGTGGGTTTTGAGAGTCGGGTCGAAAATTCGAGTGAAGGTGAGTGCTGAGATGCAATTGAAGACTTTGGGTGATCAATTGAGGGTTGATTTGGTATCGAAAGGGGTTTGGGCAATGAAGTTTTTTAGGAAGGAGGATTATGAGTTGTTTTTGAGTAAGTATGAGGAGTGTTTGTTTGAGAATACGTATGGGGTTGAGTTTAATGATGGGAATAAGGTTAAGGTTTATGGGAAGGATTTTCTTGGGTGGGCTAATCCCGAGAAGGCGGATGATTCTGTGTGGGAGGATGCTGAGGAGAGTTTCGAGAAGAGTCCGAAGACTGTGACTCCTGTGAGGAGAGGTCATGATTTAAATGAGGAATTTGAGGATGTTGCGGATGGGGGGAGTATTCAAAGTCTGGCTTTAGGTGCTTTGGATAATAGTTTTTTGGTTGGGGATGTTGGGATTCAGGTTGTTAGGAATTATAATCACGGGATTTCGGGGAAAGGGGTTTGTGTCAATTATGAAAACGGGAGGGGTAGTGTGGCTCGTTCAACGCCTAGAAAGGCTATTTTGATGAAGGCTGAGACTAATATGCTGCTTATGAGTCCCGTGGCTGAAGGGAAGCCACATACTAGGGGGTTGCATCAGTTTGATATTGAAACGGGGAGGGTTGTCACTGAATGGAAATTTGAGAAAGATGGGACTGATATTACAATGAGGGATGTTACGAATGATAGTAAAGGAGCTCAGATAGATCAAGGGTCTACTTTCTTGGGGTTGGATGATAATAGGTTGTGTCGATGGGATATGCGTGATAGGCATGGCATGGTTCAGGATCTTACTGAGGCTAATACGCCAGTGTTGAATTGGGCACAAGGGCATCAGTTTTCTAGAGGCACTAACTTTCAGTGTTTTGCAACTACTGGGGATGGGTCTATTGTTGTGGGCTCTCTCGATGGGAAGATTAGGCTTTACTCAGGCAATTCTATGAGGCAGGCAAAAACTGCTTTTCCTGGGCTTGGTTTGCCAATCACTCATGTTGATGTTACCTATGATGGGAAGTGGATACTAGGAACAACTGATACGTATTTGATCCTTATTTGCACTATGTTCACTGACAAGGATGGGAGGTCAAAGACTGGATTTGCTGGGCGAATGGGAAACCGAATCTCTGCACCGAGATTGCTGAAGCTGACTCCTTTGGACTCCCATATGGCGGGACTGAACAATAAGTTCAGGGGTGCCCAATTCTCATGG GTCACAGAGGATGGGAGGCAGGAGCGCCATCTGGTTGCAACAGTTGGCAAGTTCAGTGTGATATGGAACTTTCAGCAGGTAAAGGATGGTTCTCATGAGTGCTACAGAAACCAGGTGGGGTTGAAGAGTTGCTATTGCTACAAAATAGTTCTAAAACATGACTCCATTGTTGATAGTCGCTTCATGCATGAGAAATATGCTGTTAGCGATTCACCAGAGGCTCCACTTGTGGTGGCGACCCCATTGAAAGTTAGTTCCTTTAGCATATCTAACAGGCGATGA
- the LOC108222833 gene encoding photosystem I chlorophyll a/b-binding protein 5, chloroplastic yields MDTATSRGFQVLACSGTSSFTRKKIHKTSFCATYLPARRGHAPRHLITCIRAQERPTWLPGLDSPPYLDGTLPGDYGFDPLGLGEDPESLRWYVQAELVHARFAMAGVAGILLTDLLRVTGVSDLPVWYEAGTTKFSFASTTTLFIVQLFLMGFVETKRLMDFNSPGSQAKEGSFFGLEASLEGLEPGYPGGPLFNPLGLAKSAKDAKEWKLKEIKNGRLAMVAMLGFIVQASVTHVGPVNNLMEHLSNPWHRTIIQTLAESGP; encoded by the exons ATGGATACTGCAACCAGTAGAGGATTCCAAGTCCTAGCATGCTCTGGTACCTCTTCCTTCACCAGAAAGAAGATACATAAGACATCATTCTGTGCCACTTATTTGCCTGCTCGAAGGGGGCACGCTCCACGCCACCTCATAACCTGCATTCGTGCTCAGGAACGCCCCACATGGCTTCCAGGCCTCGACTCTCCGCCTTATCTTGATGGAAC TCTGCCTGGAGATTATGGATTTGATCCGCTGGGGCTCGGGGAGGACCCCGAAAGCTTGAGGTGGTATGTGCAGGCTGAACTGGTTCATGCTCGCTTCGCGATGGCTGGAGTAGCTGGAATTCTTCTCACAGAT TTGCTTCGTGTTACCGGGGTAAGCGACTTGCCTGTGTGGTATGAAGCCGGAACCACCAAATTTAGTTTTGCCAGCACCACAACCTTGTTCATAGTCCAGTTATTCTTGATGGg ATTTGTGGAGACCAAACGTTTAATGGATTTCAATTCACCTGGATCTCAAGCGAAAGAGGGATCGTTTTTCGGGTTGGAAGCATCTCTTGAAGGTTTAGAACCAGG GTACCCTGGTGGCCCTCTCTTCAATCCTCTTGGTCTTGCTAAAAGCGCAAAAGATGCCAAGGAATGGAAGCTGAAAGAGATCAAAAATG GTCGTCTCGCTATGGTAGCTATGCTGGGGTTTATTGTCCAAGCATCAGTGACTCATGTAGGCCCTGTTAACAACCTCATGGAACATCTTTCGAATCCCTGGCACAGAACCATCATTCAAACGCTTGCAGAATCTGGCCCCTGA